A part of Parvimonas micra genomic DNA contains:
- a CDS encoding GNAT family N-acetyltransferase, whose amino-acid sequence MISLELMSKENSIDIYFFEKENQKYFEQNLLPRPINYFDLESFKEITNELLVEQDNHEVYMHLIRDFQGVIVGRINLIVFENDKKMAELGYRIGENYTNLGYASEAVKIVLDKAFNIYGLKKIIAGTATDNFASKRVLAKNGFTFSKIIENDLQINNKWIHTEVFEITNL is encoded by the coding sequence ATGATAAGTTTAGAGCTGATGTCTAAAGAAAATAGTATTGATATATATTTTTTTGAAAAAGAAAATCAAAAGTATTTTGAGCAGAATTTACTTCCTAGACCGATTAACTATTTTGATTTAGAGAGTTTTAAAGAAATTACAAATGAATTGTTAGTTGAACAAGATAATCACGAAGTTTACATGCACCTTATAAGAGATTTTCAAGGTGTTATTGTTGGAAGAATCAATTTAATTGTTTTTGAAAATGATAAAAAAATGGCTGAACTTGGATATAGAATTGGAGAAAATTATACTAATTTAGGTTATGCAAGTGAAGCAGTTAAAATTGTTTTAGATAAAGCATTCAATATTTATGGTTTAAAAAAAATTATTGCTGGAACAGCGACAGATAATTTTGCATCTAAGAGAGTACTTGCAAAAAATGGGTTTACATTTAGTAAGATTATAGAAAATGATTTGCAAATTAATAATAAATGGATTCATACAGAAGTATTTGAGATAACGAATTTGTAG
- a CDS encoding DUF4026 domain-containing protein, translating into MSFFKKVINGLFNDSKEKKEEYSNDEYSPTLIKEAHLTYWEEFSYMLALAPENYKITEDIFTNIEALDGIEIKEKIMPSEDLPGKLVISYDGVEYEVGFYVGDFYTEEMYQWQLQYFTEEEKEQILNVKKALNVYMKFEGNPKKCYHLQLKLIYAMIPEMVALCDESAERLLNKKWVELADKSNVLPSPTSLYTVQAVYDENEVWLHTHGLCRCNLHEIEILGSNKDDSRTHYDLISSYACRLLDENNPVEEDDGNEIGEETINMGVFYDGEPIVATSKKWINSLKYYPKDILGGIEDRKDSHNSKTNILFLYGSEEDFNKKRLRKPSEFTEKLENNPIFYLSNEETARMSSLARERFSYVERMLKEKQEGKDDIAIIIKLGLETIDEDGNLDKKNREHIWFEALSMEEDGFKAKLTQEPYNIPNLHEGDEGIYSIDYVSDWMIHTENGVITPETVYLLDL; encoded by the coding sequence ATGAGTTTTTTTAAAAAAGTTATTAACGGATTATTTAATGATTCAAAGGAAAAGAAAGAAGAGTATTCTAATGACGAGTATTCTCCTACTTTGATTAAAGAAGCACATCTTACTTATTGGGAAGAATTTTCCTATATGTTGGCTTTAGCGCCTGAAAATTACAAAATTACAGAAGATATTTTTACTAATATTGAAGCTTTAGATGGAATTGAAATTAAAGAAAAAATTATGCCAAGTGAGGATTTACCCGGAAAACTTGTTATATCCTATGATGGAGTAGAATATGAAGTAGGATTTTATGTTGGAGATTTTTATACAGAAGAAATGTATCAATGGCAACTACAATATTTTACAGAAGAGGAAAAAGAACAAATTTTAAATGTAAAGAAAGCTTTAAATGTTTATATGAAGTTTGAAGGTAATCCTAAAAAGTGTTATCATTTACAGCTTAAGCTTATCTATGCTATGATTCCGGAAATGGTTGCTCTTTGTGATGAAAGTGCTGAAAGACTATTAAATAAAAAATGGGTTGAATTAGCAGATAAATCAAATGTACTTCCTTCTCCTACAAGTTTATATACTGTTCAAGCAGTTTATGATGAAAATGAAGTGTGGCTACATACACATGGATTGTGTAGATGTAATTTACATGAAATTGAGATTTTGGGTTCAAATAAGGACGACTCCAGAACACATTATGATTTAATTTCAAGTTATGCTTGTAGATTATTAGATGAAAACAATCCTGTTGAAGAGGATGATGGAAATGAAATTGGTGAAGAAACTATAAATATGGGAGTTTTTTATGATGGAGAACCAATAGTTGCTACATCAAAAAAATGGATAAATTCTTTGAAGTATTATCCTAAGGATATTCTCGGAGGTATTGAAGATAGAAAGGACTCTCATAATTCTAAAACAAATATACTTTTCCTTTATGGAAGTGAAGAGGATTTTAATAAAAAGCGTTTGAGAAAGCCTTCAGAGTTTACAGAAAAGTTGGAGAATAATCCTATATTTTATTTAAGCAATGAAGAAACTGCTAGAATGAGTTCTTTGGCGAGAGAAAGATTTTCTTATGTCGAAAGAATGCTTAAGGAAAAACAAGAAGGGAAAGATGATATTGCTATTATAATAAAGCTAGGTCTTGAAACAATAGACGAAGATGGTAATTTGGATAAGAAAAATCGTGAGCATATTTGGTTTGAAGCTCTTTCTATGGAAGAAGATGGTTTTAAGGCAAAATTGACTCAAGAGCCTTATAATATTCCTAATTTACACGAAGGCGATGAGGGGATATATTCTATAGATTATGTGAGTGATTGGATGATTCATACTGAAAATGGTGTAATAACTCCTGAAACTGTATATTTGTTAGATTTATAA
- the tnpA gene encoding IS200/IS605 family transposase, producing MGLNDINSLSHSKWNCKYHIVFAPKYRRRNFYGEKHEAVGKILRQLCEWKGVKIDEAELCPDHIHMLVEIPPKIAVSSFMGYLKGKSTTMIYEQFPELKYKFRNREFWCHGYYVNTVGKNERRIAEYIKHQLEEDRLGEQLSFPETEKKKKR from the coding sequence ATGGGTCTAAATGACATAAACAGTTTATCGCATTCTAAGTGGAATTGCAAATACCATATTGTTTTCGCACCGAAATATAGAAGAAGAAATTTTTATGGTGAAAAACATGAAGCGGTAGGAAAAATCCTAAGACAACTATGTGAGTGGAAAGGCGTGAAAATTGACGAAGCGGAGCTTTGTCCCGATCACATACATATGCTTGTGGAGATACCACCTAAAATTGCAGTGTCAAGTTTCATGGGATATCTCAAAGGAAAAAGCACTACAATGATATACGAGCAATTCCCCGAACTAAAGTATAAATTTAGAAATAGGGAGTTCTGGTGTCATGGATATTATGTAAATACTGTCGGAAAAAATGAGAGGAGAATTGCGGAGTATATCAAGCATCAACTCGAGGAAGACAGATTGGGAGAGCAGTTAAGCTTTCCGGAAACAGAAAAGAAAAAGAAAAGATAA
- a CDS encoding Fic family protein: MRNFNYSKIKDKKWDSEILSLVTSIYKYKGKQELYLKQRPEELNKLIEVAKIQSTEASNDIEGIVTTSARLKKLVEEKTTPRNRNEEEIVGYRDVLNLIHENFDVISISKNYILQMHKIMFRYMDNPLAGKTKNIQNYITINYPNKKSEILFTPPSPFETPEALENICNEYNKVIGNFEIDPLLVIPYFIHDFLCIHPFNDGNGRLSRLLTTLLLYRSGFYVGKYISLEALIAKDKSAYYGSLQKSGLNWHEENEDILPFMKYLLGIILAGYKDFEDRFSIVEEKLPAIELVRKAISQKMGRFTKQDIIELCPTLSLSSIEGSLRKLVDEGEIQREGIGRATKYIRLK; this comes from the coding sequence ATGAGAAATTTTAATTATTCCAAAATTAAAGATAAAAAATGGGACTCTGAAATTCTATCTTTAGTCACATCAATTTATAAATATAAAGGAAAACAGGAATTATATTTAAAACAAAGACCTGAAGAATTAAATAAACTTATTGAAGTTGCAAAAATTCAAAGTACAGAGGCTTCAAATGATATTGAAGGAATTGTTACGACAAGTGCAAGACTTAAAAAGTTAGTTGAAGAAAAGACGACTCCAAGAAATAGAAATGAAGAAGAAATTGTAGGGTATAGAGATGTTCTTAATCTTATTCACGAGAATTTTGATGTAATTTCAATTTCAAAGAATTATATTTTACAAATGCATAAAATTATGTTTAGATATATGGATAATCCACTTGCTGGAAAGACTAAAAATATTCAAAATTATATTACTATAAATTATCCAAATAAGAAATCAGAAATTTTATTTACACCACCTTCACCTTTTGAAACACCTGAAGCTTTGGAAAATATATGTAATGAATATAATAAGGTTATTGGAAATTTCGAGATAGATCCACTTCTTGTAATTCCTTATTTTATCCACGACTTTTTATGTATTCATCCATTTAATGACGGAAATGGCAGATTGAGCAGATTACTTACAACCCTTTTACTTTATAGAAGCGGTTTTTATGTAGGTAAATATATATCTTTGGAGGCTTTAATTGCAAAGGATAAATCGGCTTATTACGGATCACTTCAAAAATCAGGATTGAATTGGCATGAAGAAAATGAGGATATTTTACCATTTATGAAATATTTATTAGGTATTATTCTTGCAGGATATAAAGATTTTGAAGATAGATTTTCTATAGTGGAAGAAAAGCTTCCTGCAATAGAGCTTGTAAGAAAGGCAATTTCTCAGAAAATGGGAAGATTTACAAAGCAGGACATTATAGAGCTTTGCCCGACTCTAAGTTTAAGTTCTATTGAGGGCTCTTTAAGAAAATTAGTAGATGAAGGAGAAATCCAAAGAGAGGGAATAGGCAGAGCTACAAAATATATAAGACTAAAATAG
- a CDS encoding helix-turn-helix domain-containing protein has product MSDFYNFVKNFFSTNECTDNTKYSSAGHTFCFNTDDAEGIYWFYEGKNFTIDIHDVFIKKEIIHTSFAGLDNFYSLYSSYLVTANGESFNPYQNLSSNSLYVINTKNSKNYRFILHKNSPYLGIGINFNQSMIEECLSSYKNKVCNYENLFFNTNTIINKPLERIAKDILNCKMISPAAEIFFESKAKEWLSITIDAFLNKYNNPISIADDEALEIVANYIDDHYATSISQKTLEKISTMSGTKLKKLFKQKYQCTITEYTQRRRMNMAEVLLLNSSLKIQDIAEAVGYSSHSKFSTCFKKYKGIYPKDIKKYNSKKTSI; this is encoded by the coding sequence ATGAGCGACTTTTACAACTTTGTTAAAAACTTTTTTTCTACAAATGAATGTACTGATAATACAAAATACTCCTCTGCAGGACATACATTCTGTTTCAATACAGACGATGCGGAAGGTATATATTGGTTTTATGAAGGTAAAAATTTTACAATTGATATTCACGATGTTTTCATAAAAAAAGAAATTATCCACACAAGTTTTGCCGGTTTGGATAATTTCTATTCCCTTTACTCATCTTATTTAGTTACAGCAAATGGAGAAAGTTTTAATCCTTATCAAAATCTTTCTTCAAACTCACTCTATGTTATAAATACAAAAAATTCTAAAAACTATAGATTTATACTACATAAAAACTCTCCCTATCTAGGAATAGGTATAAATTTCAACCAATCTATGATAGAAGAGTGTCTATCCTCATACAAAAATAAAGTTTGTAACTATGAAAATTTATTTTTCAACACTAACACAATTATAAACAAACCTTTGGAAAGAATTGCAAAAGATATACTAAATTGTAAGATGATATCTCCTGCTGCTGAAATTTTTTTTGAATCAAAGGCAAAAGAATGGCTTAGTATAACAATAGATGCATTTCTAAATAAGTACAACAATCCAATATCTATCGCCGATGATGAAGCTTTGGAAATTGTTGCTAATTATATAGATGATCATTATGCAACCTCAATTTCACAAAAAACTTTAGAAAAAATATCCACTATGAGCGGTACAAAACTTAAAAAATTATTTAAACAAAAATATCAATGTACAATTACCGAATACACTCAAAGACGCCGAATGAACATGGCAGAAGTTCTTCTATTGAACTCCTCCCTTAAAATTCAGGATATTGCTGAAGCAGTAGGGTATTCTTCTCATAGCAAATTCAGTACTTGTTTCAAAAAATATAAAGGAATCTATCCAAAAGATATAAAAAAATATAATTCTAAAAAAACTTCCATTTGA
- a CDS encoding ABC transporter ATP-binding protein codes for MKNKKKSILKRLMPYAGRKSILFYIAMIMSAISGIMVLMPMVFIHRIINSLILNETVDFVYVRENSIYAAIFAGLGLFIYLIGLILSHVFAFEVEDNIIKSSVKKLINKPLGYFDDKESGRIRKVIISGASETHSFLAHQLPDMAMTVISPIVLFVFFFMFDWKLGLVSMVPIIIGMILMSSMMTSETKKMKEEYYEDLSDLSSQTVEYVRGIPVVKTFAQSIESFDKLYSLIIKIKDLVLKLTMSYTNKMSWFGTISTSTAFFLVPVALLLIKFNGNLANVVANSVIYFLIGPIFAVFIMRTATIKQFSYFAELALDKIENILEYDDFIYGDKTSSDVGIEFKNVSFSYGEENVLDNISFKVERGEQVALVGMSGSGKTTIARLAARFYDIKSGEILIGGINIKDFEKEALMKKIAFVFQNSKLFKMSLRENLLIAKPDATDEEIDNALINSGCKEIIKGLKNGLDTVYGTRGTYFSGGEAQRLSIARAFLKDADIIILDEATAFADPENEHLIQESFKKLSKNKTTLMIAHRLSTVVDVDKILVIEKGRIVEEGKHSDLINMNGHYKKLWDEYQKSVNWKIGG; via the coding sequence TTGAAGAATAAGAAAAAATCAATACTAAAAAGACTAATGCCTTATGCCGGTAGGAAAAGTATTTTGTTTTATATTGCTATGATTATGTCTGCAATTTCAGGTATTATGGTCTTGATGCCTATGGTTTTTATTCATAGGATTATAAATAGTTTAATTTTAAATGAAACGGTAGATTTTGTCTATGTGAGGGAAAATTCAATTTATGCGGCGATATTTGCGGGATTAGGTTTATTTATATACCTTATAGGTCTCATTTTATCCCATGTTTTTGCGTTTGAAGTAGAAGATAATATTATTAAGAGCTCGGTAAAAAAACTAATTAATAAACCGCTTGGATATTTTGATGATAAAGAAAGTGGAAGAATAAGAAAAGTAATCATATCCGGAGCTTCTGAAACACATTCTTTTTTAGCACATCAACTTCCTGATATGGCAATGACAGTTATATCACCGATAGTTCTGTTTGTATTTTTCTTTATGTTTGATTGGAAATTGGGGCTTGTAAGTATGGTGCCGATAATTATTGGCATGATATTAATGTCATCAATGATGACATCCGAAACAAAGAAAATGAAAGAAGAATATTACGAAGATCTTTCCGATTTATCTTCTCAGACCGTAGAATATGTCAGGGGAATTCCGGTGGTAAAAACATTCGCACAAAGTATTGAAAGTTTTGATAAGTTATATTCGTTAATTATCAAAATAAAAGATCTTGTGCTCAAGCTTACTATGAGTTACACGAATAAAATGTCATGGTTTGGGACTATTTCTACATCGACAGCATTTTTCTTAGTGCCTGTAGCTTTATTGTTAATAAAATTTAATGGTAACTTAGCTAATGTGGTTGCAAATTCTGTTATTTATTTTCTGATAGGACCGATATTTGCCGTTTTTATTATGAGAACGGCGACAATTAAACAATTTAGTTATTTTGCGGAGCTTGCTCTGGACAAAATTGAAAATATACTTGAATATGATGATTTTATTTATGGAGATAAGACAAGCTCTGATGTGGGAATTGAGTTTAAAAATGTAAGTTTTTCTTATGGTGAAGAAAATGTTTTGGATAATATTTCTTTTAAAGTAGAAAGAGGAGAACAAGTTGCTTTAGTTGGAATGTCGGGTAGTGGTAAAACCACTATAGCAAGGCTTGCTGCCAGATTTTATGATATTAAATCAGGTGAAATTTTAATTGGCGGGATTAATATAAAAGATTTTGAAAAAGAGGCTTTGATGAAAAAAATAGCCTTTGTTTTTCAAAATTCCAAACTGTTTAAGATGAGTTTAAGAGAGAATCTTCTAATTGCAAAACCCGACGCAACAGATGAAGAAATAGATAATGCTTTGATTAATTCAGGCTGTAAAGAGATAATTAAAGGCTTGAAAAATGGACTTGATACTGTTTATGGAACGAGGGGCACATATTTTTCAGGTGGTGAAGCTCAAAGACTTTCTATAGCAAGAGCTTTTCTTAAGGATGCGGATATTATTATTTTAGATGAAGCTACAGCTTTTGCGGACCCTGAAAATGAACATCTAATTCAGGAGTCTTTTAAAAAATTATCAAAAAACAAGACAACGCTAATGATTGCCCACAGATTATCTACTGTAGTAGATGTGGACAAGATACTTGTTATAGAAAAAGGTAGAATTGTAGAAGAAGGTAAGCACTCAGATTTGATAAATATGAATGGGCATTATAAAAAGCTTTGGGATGAATATCAAAAATCTGTAAATTGGAAGATAGGAGGTTAA
- a CDS encoding ABC transporter ATP-binding protein, with protein sequence MVSYFIKRYAMSEKGAINLKKAIISHTFVNLTKLFAPMIAFMFLFQYIGILKGIESYNFTLFHYLILIIVMMILMFLVARWDYVRLYTNVYNESANSRIDLAERLKKLPLSYFGKRDLADLAETMMNDMNLYETIFSHAVPHIYATTISTGIIALMLIIYNPKLAFAALWVIPISLLIIFLSRKSQKKVVQNWIDDNRKVFDDLQEKIEQIEQIKSYNLEEQMLKDFFKKLNMSTKQKTKGEIVAGTLTGIATAILKLGIISVAVVGVNMLIAGEINILVYIAFLMMTTSIYLPIEGIITFMSMIVMLDAVVGRIKEIKTMPIQEGKKNMEITNYDIEFKDVYFGYDNYSVINGVSFIAKQGEITALIGSSGSGKTTVAKLAARFWDIDRGKILIGGKDISEVDPETLLKNFSIVFQDVILFNTSIKDNIKIGKKNATDEEITRAAKIARCDDFINKMPNGIDTIIGENGQRLSGGERQRISIARAILKDAPIILLDEATASLDVENESLIQEALSELIKEKTVIVIAHRLRTIRNADKIVLLNAGKIEAVGTDSELCKNSEFYKAMLEKANIQ encoded by the coding sequence ATGGTTTCTTATTTTATAAAACGATATGCTATGTCTGAAAAAGGAGCGATTAATTTAAAAAAAGCAATCATCTCACATACCTTTGTTAATTTAACAAAATTATTTGCACCAATGATTGCCTTTATGTTTTTGTTTCAGTATATAGGCATTTTAAAGGGAATTGAAAGTTATAATTTTACTTTATTTCATTATCTTATATTAATTATAGTAATGATGATATTAATGTTTTTAGTTGCAAGGTGGGATTATGTAAGACTCTATACCAATGTGTATAATGAGAGTGCAAATTCAAGGATTGATTTAGCAGAAAGATTAAAAAAATTGCCTCTTTCTTATTTTGGAAAAAGAGATTTGGCAGATCTTGCAGAAACAATGATGAATGATATGAATTTATATGAAACTATATTTTCACATGCCGTTCCTCATATATATGCAACCACTATTTCTACAGGCATTATTGCTTTAATGCTTATTATCTATAATCCAAAATTGGCTTTTGCAGCATTGTGGGTGATTCCGATTTCACTTCTAATAATATTTTTATCAAGAAAAAGTCAGAAAAAAGTAGTACAAAACTGGATAGATGATAATCGCAAGGTTTTTGATGATTTGCAGGAAAAGATTGAGCAGATAGAGCAAATAAAATCTTATAATTTAGAAGAACAAATGCTAAAAGATTTTTTTAAAAAATTAAATATGTCTACAAAACAAAAAACTAAGGGTGAAATTGTTGCAGGAACACTTACAGGAATAGCGACTGCAATATTAAAGCTTGGTATTATAAGTGTTGCTGTTGTTGGTGTAAATATGCTTATTGCAGGGGAGATAAATATATTGGTTTATATTGCATTTTTAATGATGACGACAAGTATTTATCTACCAATAGAGGGAATAATTACTTTTATGTCCATGATAGTTATGCTTGATGCTGTGGTTGGAAGAATAAAGGAAATAAAAACTATGCCTATTCAAGAGGGCAAAAAGAATATGGAAATTACAAATTATGACATTGAATTTAAAGATGTTTATTTTGGATATGATAATTATTCTGTAATAAATGGGGTTAGTTTTATCGCAAAGCAAGGTGAAATCACAGCCTTAATCGGTTCAAGCGGAAGTGGAAAAACAACAGTTGCAAAGCTTGCTGCAAGATTTTGGGATATAGATAGAGGAAAAATTTTGATAGGTGGAAAAGACATAAGTGAGGTTGATCCGGAAACTTTACTTAAAAATTTTTCCATAGTATTTCAAGATGTTATCCTCTTTAATACAAGCATAAAAGATAATATTAAAATCGGGAAAAAGAATGCTACAGATGAGGAAATAACAAGGGCAGCTAAAATAGCAAGATGTGATGATTTTATAAATAAAATGCCGAATGGAATAGATACTATAATAGGAGAAAATGGACAAAGACTCTCCGGTGGAGAAAGACAAAGAATATCAATAGCAAGGGCTATTTTGAAAGATGCACCGATTATACTGCTTGATGAAGCTACAGCATCTCTCGATGTCGAAAATGAAAGTCTTATTCAGGAAGCTCTTTCTGAACTTATAAAAGAAAAAACAGTTATAGTAATTGCTCATAGACTTAGAACAATAAGAAATGCAGATAAAATTGTTTTGTTAAATGCCGGGAAAATAGAAGCGGTAGGTACAGATAGCGAACTTTGTAAAAACTCGGAATTTTATAAGGCAATGCTTGAAAAAGCAAATATTCAGTAA